The Papaver somniferum cultivar HN1 chromosome 6, ASM357369v1, whole genome shotgun sequence genome segment caaaggcattagctcggatcaagtttgaagaaatgagacaattgattggagtacaagatatgtcacgggtaaggttgaagcttaacggggagaatgttggttaaacttcaacatagaagtcactaacaagctggttaggacaagattaggaaattgatataattctaagggaattagaagtcatctagttctaagaaaaggaaagacatgtaataaggtaataagactaggaaaagaaattcatagttctatatatatgatcaccaaagttgtgattgatcatatgagcaagattagagcttgtgtttagttttgagagattttctaaacatcaataaagagaatggtctttatataaactaagttttatcttACAGTTGCCATTACTAATGTTATTGCTCTTCCTGAACGGCACATCATAGGCTCTGTCCGGTAAAATTCTTAACTCTTAAATCGCTCACCTAAATAACGATTGATCACCTAAAACTAAAAGTGATAGTTTAACAATTATTGAGTTCACAATGCATTGCTTGGTTAATTTTAACAATTTCTGGAATCCAAAATATAACATTTTATTGGTTTTTAGAGCACCTTCCTTTAGCCAAGTACGTAGCATTGCTGTTACATAATCTGGAACCCTGCAGATAAGGTTGTCTAGTCGATATGTATAAAGAATTCTAATCAATGCTAGAACTAGCTGAGTCACTTCCCTACTTTCATAAACACAAACACGTTGCACAAACTTTGCGACACTTGTCCATTCTTTCGTTTTACAAACCCCCCAACTAAGCaaactcttacctctttataaCCCTCTTCTCTTGTGTTCTCCCTCCAcattttctcatcctcttctcaaaatattatcatcagcttcataaaaaaaaataatttagaaACGCATTTCTGTCCCACCATCTTGAAACGCCTTGCTCATACAGATCAAAGATTTCAAACTTGTAAGCATAAGAAAACATCCAGAAATTAGCAATGGCATCTGAGAAAGTCACTAGGAAAGATACAACAGAAGTTAGCAACAagcaagaacatcatgaagaacCTAGAGTCGCAAAACTTGCTACCCATTTCGAATCTCTTGCTGAGAAAGCAAATCAACCTAGCCTACATCAGAGTGATGAAGAATCTCATactgagaaaatcaaagaacctCATACTGGAAAAGAGAGAGATACTATGAAGAAAGCAGGTACTGATCAAGAACATGTTCAATCTAAATCTCAATTCGAGGATTCAAACATTAGCCaaagaaaaaaacaacatcaaaacaCCCAAGATGATTCTGCtaccaaaaataaacaaatacAGAAAACTACTGCCACACAAGGGGAAGGTCCTCATGATCAAGGTGTGAAGAAATCACAATCACTGGAGGAAATTGGAAAACATAGACAACAGGCACAACAGAACTCCATGGAAGCCATTAGAGGTGCAGAGGAAAGGTATGATAAGGCATCAAAGAAAGAGTATCATCATGAGGAGGATGTGAAGAATCCTCAGTCTCTAGAGGAAGTTGGACAATACAGGCAACAAGCGCAACAGAACTCGATGGAGGCCATTAGAGCTGCAGAAGAGAGGTATGAAAAAGCTAAACAAGCTGGTTCTGCAGCACTACATGACGTAAAAGAATGTGTCGTCCATGGGTTAGGAGCAGCTTCAACATATGTTGCTGATAAAAGTGTTGCAGCAAAAGATACCACCATTGAAAAAGGTTCACAAGTATTAGGGTACGCAGCAGAAAAAGCTTCGAAAGGGTTATCAGCAACTAAAGATACAACTTTGGGTGTGGGGAAAACTGCATTAGATTATACACTGCAAACAGCTGGACAAGCAAAGGATTTCACAGCAAAGAAAGCTGTTGAAGCTAAAGATGCAGCTGTTGATGTTACTAAAAAAGCCGCAACTGTTGCAAGTGAGAAAGCAGTAGAAGCGAAAGAAATGAGCTTAGGTGTTGGTAAAGCTGTTGTTGATTTAACAGTTGAAGCAGGGGTGAAAGCTAAATATGTGGCAGTTAGTACTGGTAGTACTGCGGTTCATTATGTTGGCGAGAAAGCTGTGGACATTAAAGATACAGCCCTTGATGTCAGCAAAAGGACCGTTAATTATGCTGGTGAGAAAGTTGTTGCTGCTAAAGACGTTACCATAGAAGCAAGTAAGAAGGGTTTGGGTTATGCTGGTCAGAAATCATCTGAAGCTAAACAAGCAGCTGCTGATATCACTAGAAGTGCCGTGGAGCAAACCAGCAAGAAACTCGAGGAAACCAACAAACCTTCTGGCGTCACAGAGAAGGCAAGCAGTAAACTTGAAGAAACCAAAAAATACTCCGGTGTTGAGGTAAGAATTATCTTAGTTTATTTGATTCTTTAATTGCTTATTCTTGGAAGTAAATGTAGCCTAGAATTTAGATAGAGATTCTGAGTGAAACCCAGTCACATTAAAGAAGTCTTGAATACTGTTATGTATTGTCTTCATTTAGCATGTCCCTGCTGCGGAGATGGGGTTTTACAAAACCGGCCGGTGTCTATTATGTGTCCCTCACTTACTCGTTCCGTCCGTTTTAATTAATGTTAATAAGTCAATTCAGATGGTGCAGATGGAGGATGGGATAGGGGTGGTCATTTCTAACAAAATTAAGGAACCCAAACATGAATTGTGCACTGCTGAACCAGTGAAGTCTAAACTATGAAATTGGCTACAACTTTTCGGACTTTAAAACGACATCTGGATAGAAAATGCGGAATGATGATGGACTTTTgggattttgttttgtttatgcAGAGAGGAACAGAGGATAAAGATAAGGGACCAGAGAAGCATGTTGAGGGTATTGAAGAAACGGGGGAAAAAGTAGAAGTTCAACCCGCCCAGTTATTGGGAGCTGTTGGAGAAACCTTGGCTGAAATAGCCAAGAATGCTAAAGAGATGGTTGTTGGTCCGGAAACTGAACTGGAGCAACACAAGGTTCTTGGCGACGTTGAATTGGAGCACCAACATCATGAGCACCAACAGTAGCTATTCTGCATTACAAAGTTCATGGGAGTACGTACAAAGTTTTTCATGTAGAATTgttctgcttttttttttttttgcactgtTTTTGTCTTGTTTTTGGAGAACGTGGATGAATGCCCAGTCTGTTATGCATATGTATTCCATCTATGAATATGAAGTAGTACTGAGTTTAAGCATCCTCATTTAACTTGATGGAATTTTTTATCCTGAAGTTTGATCTTTGTTTTCCTGTGCTTGCATCAATGCTTGTCAATCTAGCTTTACAATATTAGACCATTCTAAGTATCAGATAGAAAAGTCAAGAGACGCAAGAGTTGCCTCCCTCTTGAAGAATTCTTATTGTGGCACCCATTTTTGGGATGGCACTTTTGGACCGTTATTATTGTAGTAGTACTGCTGCACAAATCTTGTATATGCAGAAATGAATGAACCTTTTTAAGATCAACCGAATAGGGAACAAAAGATTGGAGGATTAGTTCGTTGAAATAGACGAAGATGTGGCTCAGGGTTTAATCACCT includes the following:
- the LOC113285637 gene encoding late embryogenesis abundant protein ECP63-like, coding for MASEKVTRKDTTEVSNKQEHHEEPRVAKLATHFESLAEKANQPSLHQSDEESHTEKIKEPHTGKERDTMKKAGTDQEHVQSKSQFEDSNISQRKKQHQNTQDDSATKNKQIQKTTATQGEGPHDQGVKKSQSLEEIGKHRQQAQQNSMEAIRGAEERYDKASKKEYHHEEDVKNPQSLEEVGQYRQQAQQNSMEAIRAAEERYEKAKQAGSAALHDVKECVVHGLGAASTYVADKSVAAKDTTIEKGSQVLGYAAEKASKGLSATKDTTLGVGKTALDYTLQTAGQAKDFTAKKAVEAKDAAVDVTKKAATVASEKAVEAKEMSLGVGKAVVDLTVEAGVKAKYVAVSTGSTAVHYVGEKAVDIKDTALDVSKRTVNYAGEKVVAAKDVTIEASKKGLGYAGQKSSEAKQAAADITRSAVEQTSKKLEETNKPSGVTEKASSKLEETKKYSGVERGTEDKDKGPEKHVEGIEETGEKVEVQPAQLLGAVGETLAEIAKNAKEMVVGPETELEQHKVLGDVELEHQHHEHQQ